CTCTACAAGGAGTTCAGAGAGGGAAGACTCAAGGTGCTAGTCGTGTCGAAGGTTGCCAATTTCGCACTGGACCTGCCTGACGCGAACGTAGCCATACAGGTGTCAGGGACTTTCGGCTCCAGACAGGAGGAGGCGCAACGTCTGGGCAGGATTCTCAGACCAAAGTCCGATGGCAGTGTCGCAAGATTCTATTCGATAGTGACAAAGGACACCAGAGACATGGACTTTGCTGGCAAGCGACAGCTCTTCCTCACAGAGCAAGGATACCAGTACGTGATAGCCTCGGGTTCAGAGAAGATATGGGAGAGGCCCCCTGACAGCTTCTTCCAGCAGTAGTCATTCCTCTTGAGGGAACTCGTATTTTACGATGTTCCGTGCAATCTGTCTTATGTCATCAAGACTCATCTCCTCAATGCCAGTCGGACGGACCTCGAAGGTCACCCATATAGGGACGTGTGGGGCGCCTTTCAGTTTCGTGACGCGAAGTTGCTTGATGAGGACACCAGCTCTCATGAACGCGGGTTCGTGACGAGTGTCGAGGATGATGTCGCTGGAGTATGAGATCATGTCGTCGTACGCAGCGAACTGCTGGAGACCTGTGTGATAAGTCGCCCAGAACGGTATGGAGAGCTCCTTGGAGAATGTAGCACGCCAAGCCTTCAGCGCATTCACGGCCTTGAATGGATGCGACTGGAAGAACAGCTCGGTCATGCTGTCAGCGAAGATTCCGCCCAGGTTGTTTGGACCGTTGGCCCGTACAGCCTCGTATATTGCATCAGTGATTTCCTGAGGCTCCATCGGGTTCCGGACAAGTACAGTGTGTTCACGTGCCTCAGCCCTGCGCAAGACTTGGTTTGAGAAGCAGTCCACTAATGTGAGTAAGCCCTTGTCGAGCAGAGTGTAGTCCCATCCCAACGACACCATATTCTCTAGGACAGACACTGGCGGGTCCTCAAGACACACGTACACCACCCTCTTTCCTTGATTCATCAGTCTGAGTGCCAGCTCATTGAGGATGACAGACTTGCCTCCGCCGCCCGGTCCTCTTATCACACCAAAGGCGTTGCGAGGAAAACCTTGAGGCACTTCTTGGTCCAGGGCGGCTATGCCAGATCTATAGAGCATGCGTCCTTTTGCGAGAGTCTCGTTGAAGCTCATCTTGGGACCACACCAGATTCGGGCAGAGTGGTTTCCCAACAGATAAGAGTATTCACTATCGATGCCACAGTCTTGAGAGAGCCTTCAGATGCGTCAATTTGGAGCGAACATAGCGGCGAATCGCATCGCGACTCCTAGGACTACTGACACTTGACTCTATGAGACCACACTCCTCAGCGGCAAGACGTTCAAGACTCCACGATATCACTGACGACAGAGACAGGGGTGCAAGTGACTCCACCCGGCTCTCTTCGAGAGAATGCACGAGATGCTTCGAAACGGCCTTCATACCACCGCCAGCCCTTTGCACTGAGAGGTACGAGAGGTCATAAAATGGGTCTGCCACACAGCACGACTCGAGGTCAAGCAGGACCACTCCGCGGTCTGTCAACAGGATGTTTGGTTCTTGGAGGTCACCGTGTACTACTGCTTGAGTCCACTCACAAGTGTTGTCCAAGTACTCATTCAACCCCTCCGTAGTTCTCAGGAAGAGGTCGGCCTCTGGCAACGAGTGGTGGGCAATTGCCAGCCGCACTCTCGCGCAGTGGTATCTCAGCATGTCTGATGGCCGGTCATACACTTCCCCCTCAATCGCGTCTGTTGAGTTTAGTCGCGCAAGTGCCCTTCTCAACTCGGTGACCGTCGCAGGGAGCAGATCCTCAATATCGGACACTGTGCGTCCTTCAACAAACTGCAGAATGAGGAAGGGGGTCTTGGCCCTGTCTGCGAGACGTCCGCTTGCAAGAGGACGCGGGCATACTCCAGATGCTCCGACCTTCTTGTAGACCGAGTGAAGCCTCTCGAAGGGATTCTCAGGGTATGGGGGCACTCTTGCTGGCAGCTTGACAGTCACCCGCTCTGAATCAGTCACACCGAGCAGATTGATACTGCTCCATCCCCCGAGTGGTTGTGGCGCCAGCCGGACTGGTTCGTCCCAGCATATGGCCTCATTCAGCAACAGCTCCAGCTGTGATACCGTCAGCCCATGAATGAGACCTTGATGGCGTGTCACCGCTATCCACAAGACTCCTCTTGTGAGCGAAGGACTTAAAGACGGTGACTAGTCGGTCATCTCATGAATGGCAGGCAGGTCCTTCTTGTTCTCTCACACCTCTTCAGAGCCAGAGGCCCGAGAGTCAGCATAGAGGATGCGGTCTACTACCTGTCCTTTCGGTGGAGATATGGTCGTCCGTCATCAGTGAGACGGATGTTGACGCTCGCAGTGGAGAATCAGATGATCTCAAGGAACGGAAACGAGATCACTGCAGAGTTCCTCTTTGACAAGCAGGTCATATCTCCAGAGATGAGCTCGAGTCTGAGGGACTCCATAGATGTCAAGAGTGACTACAGTCCGATGCTCTAGCTGCTGAGTTCACGAGACATTCTCCAGATTGATGCAAGCATTGCACTCAGGTGGATGAACTGGTTGCGCGCCTCAACCATTCTGTAGTCTAGTTCCGAGACTCTGTCCAAGAAAGCTGAGCGGACCTTCGGACTGAATGGCCTCTTCATGAGTTCCGCACCAATCTCATGCAGTACCTCCCGCTCAGAGTATCCCTCAATTGTCACCAGCCTGCGCACTCTGTTTCGACTCTCGACATAGGACCCATCCACTGCAAGAGTGACGGCCTCTCGGACCCCTCGCTGAAGTGGAGTCTCCGACTGCTCATAGACCGTGTCTTCTGTCACAGTCTTGCCAGACGCTGAACAGACCTGCAACAGATTGATTGCACGACGGAGGTCTCCGTCGCACGCTCTTGCGATTGCACGGACCGCCAAGTCGTCAATTCTTACGCCTTCTCGTTCTGAGATACTCTGGATCTGTCGTTCAATGACTGACTGCTCAATTGATGAGAACTTCAGCACCACACAGCGCGATATCAGAGCGGGTACCCATCCTGAGAGACTTGGTGTGATGAATACAAACCTGCATACTTCACTGAACACCTCCATGGTCCTCCTGAGAGCCTGCTGCATATCGATGCTCAGTGCATCAGCTTCATCTAGCACGAGCAGTTTCACCTTGTCTTGGGCGACTGTCATCGTGGAGGCAAAGAGTGTGATAGCCTGCAAGAGCATCTGGCTGCGATTCGGCTCACCTGCCTCCCCTCGCACCTTCATCGAGTCCTTGGCGGCACGATACACTGTTGACATGTACTCGTCGAGTGGTGTCCGCTCAGACCGTTCAAGCTTGGCCAAGTCCTGAATTGTCCGCTTGGCTTTGGTGATGGGGTACATCGTGACATCTCTGACATTCAGATAGAGGAAGTTGGAATCCATCACCTCACCGAGTAGTGCTCGGGCAAACACCAACGCGGCTGAAGACTTGCCCGTGCCATATGGGCCCAATAGAATCAGATTGGGGCAGGTCTGCAAGCCTGCGAGGTTTCTCAGGCTCGATACCGCCACGTCCTGTCCAAGGAACTCATCCCATGAAGAAGGTCTATACTTCACTGACCAGAGAGGAGATTCCAAGTTAAGCACCAACGTTCTGGTAGTGGCTGTACAGATAAGCGTACTTCCATTGTGACAGGTGATGTGACTCGCCACAGTGCGGTCGGTATCTCACAGTTCCGACCTGCGATGGTTTCGGAAAGACGAGAGGTCGTGATTCACACCACAAAGAAGCCCACAAATGAGAACTGTCTCCAGTCCTTGAAGAGGCACAGGCGATGCTCTGCGAGACGGTCGATGACAGGGAACACACAAGAAGATGGGAAAGACGACAAGAGCAGCCTCGGTCCGTGACTCGCCTAACAAGACTATCTGAACCACAAGCGTCTTAAACCGTGACGGCGAAGCGGCTTGGTCAACTTCCCCAAAGACAAAGGAGATGCATGGCATGGTTGGAGAAGCGCTCGAAACAGAACTGCAGGAGATGCTGAGAGAGGACCTCCTGGCGGCATGCCAAGTATGGGAAGTCGACATGAGCACGAGTCAGTCTGGTGAGAAGCTGACCGAGCTCCTTGCAAAGAAGATGAGGGACAAGACATCCAGAGAATCCGTGTTCGCGACATTCTCTCCCAACGAGAGAGATCTTCTGGGTCTGCTGTCTCTCAGCGGGGGAGCAATGAGCTATGACAGACTGAAGCCCTACAGAAGGATATACAGCTATGGACAGCTCAACCAGACAGAGAGGGACTTGAGGAAGAAGGGCATCATAGTGAGGAGGGTTGTATCACGTCTGACAGAGTACGGCAGGGAAGTCGCCGAGTTCAAGATAGTGGACTTCTTCATCCCGCATCTCACAACCTACTTTCTTAGGAAGCCCGCACCCAATCCAGAACTACCCAAGAAAGCAAAGTCCATCGTAGATGAGAGAGATGCGCTAATCGTTGACATGTTGCTGCTTGTCTCTCACCTCGCCAAGCGAGAGATACACATGACAAGCTCGTGGGAGTTTCCCAAGAGAGAGATTGACCACATCAGTGCCACCATGTCAAAGCCGACTGAGGAGAGATTCGACCTCGTTCAAAAGCTGGCACGAAAGGCAGGCGCCTACGCCATTGTCCAGAACGACAGAGCCGTCCCCAACAATGCTGAGATTCTCTTCAAGGGAAAGAGGGACCAAGTGTCCCGAAGAATCCTGCTGTCTACACTTGGTCGGACTCGTGCCATCTGGGCTACTCCTGACCAGCCGACGGAGTACACTCTGAATCTCGCCATCTGTAGACTGCGTGAAGCCAAGATAGGTGAGTGGGTCAGTGTTCAAGAGATGGTCGAGTGGATTCGAAGTGAGCTGTTTGCTGAGAACGAACCCCTGAAGTGGATACAGGTAGACGAGGAACGAGTTGCAGTCGCCCTTGAGACCCCAATGCTGCTGGGTCTTGTCGAAGGAGCATTCAAGGGCAAGACACTACTTGCAGTGTCTCTTACTCAGACTGGGGCAACGGTAATAGCCAAGGAACCGCCTCCTGCGCAGCAGACACAGGATACCTTCTTCGTGCAGCCCAACTTTGAGGTCTCGTGTTACACGAGCGAGATGGACTACTACAAGCTGTACCAACTGATGTTATTCTCCGAGCCAGTGAAGGTGGATGTGGTGACCATACTCCGTATCACCGACAAGTCCGTCTTCCAAGCGATAGAGGCAGGACTGCGAGGGGAGGACATTCTTGGCTTCCTCGAGCGAGAGAGCTCCAAGCCAGTCCCAGCAAACGTGGCTCGCTCAATAAGAGACTGGACATCACAGACCACATTCGCCACGGTCGAGAACGTCACACTCTTCGAGACAGAGACCCAAGAAGATCTTGACGACCTTCTTCTGCTCGAGGTCTTCTCAAAGCATGTGGTTCGCAGAGTCGGCCCCACCGCGGTTGTGGTGAAGAGCGACATAGACCAGATCAGCGAGGACCTTAGAAAGCATAAGTGCAATGTGAGAAAGGTGGGTGTTGCACCTGTTGAAACAGACTTGTCTGCCGGAGCCCAGATTGCGGAGCACACGATACTGTATGCTGAAACCCCCGCTTTAGATGTGCCCGAGTCATGTCTGGCATGTCCCGCACTTCAGTCGTGCAACAGGGCACTGAGAAGGAAAGGCCGTTCAAGGAAGGCATCAACCGAATGACCACTCGCGTAGTAGACGAAAGTCGCAGAGGACACTTCTTCGGGGTGGGAAGTGTTCCGGGTGCAGACCTCCAAGCACCCATGAAGTACGTTTCGTCCATACACATACCTTACTGGTTCCAGCTACCCTCGCGAAGGAACGAGGACATGATAAGACAATTCGCCTATCTTGTCGAGGGGTATGAGGAACGGGGCGACAGCATCCTTGAGATTGACATCGGCACCTTCAGGAACATCACGGAGTCAGCCGAACCACTTCTACCCGATGAGGAGCACGCATCAGCACTTTATGAGATGATGCGAGGGGGATACTACAACTGCTTCAAGACGCAACTCACAGCACCAGCCACGATGTGCTTCAGTATTAGGAGTCCTGAGGGGCAGAGTCTTGTATCAGAGGACGCGTTTCACTTCTTCTACATACTGATGAGAAGGATAGCGCAGGGGATGAAGGAGATGCTTGTTCCTCACTGCAAGAGCGTAATCATGTGCCTAGATGACCCTGCTCTCGGACTCGTACTGGAGGTGATTGACAGGGGTGACGGAGGCAGCCTCACACGCGAGCACATCTTTCGCTCCACCAAGAGAGTGATACCCAGTGGAATGATCCCAGCCTATCACTACTGCCACGACTGGCGAGCACTCAAGTCACATGGCAGATACCCACTGTGGGATGACGGCAGCAGAGTCGTGCATGTGGATGTCATCAGCTACCCCCCGGAACTAGACCCTGAACAAGCAGAGCATATCAACAGGTTCCTTGAGCACGGGGGCGGCATTGCGCTGGGCGTAATACCCAAGACAGATGAGGGGTTCTCGAAACCGGTCGGACAAGAACTCTCATCACGTCTTGCTGATGCACTCTCTCGGTTCCACAGAAGTGGGGTCAGCGTGGGACTTCTCGGTGACAACTTGATGGTCTCGACGCAGTGTGGGATTCCCAGAATGACACCGCGGATGGCCAGAGAGATACATGAGGAGAGCAGGTCATTCCCGGCCATAGTAGAGAAAGAGGTCAGACTGCACAGCTGAGTTGCCATGCGGCTGGGCCTACGGCAGATGACGAATCGGCTGAGATATGCTTAAGAAGACCACACCCGCGGCACGCTTGC
The nucleotide sequence above comes from Candidatus Thorarchaeota archaeon. Encoded proteins:
- a CDS encoding aminoglycoside phosphotransferase family protein gives rise to the protein MTRHQGLIHGLTVSQLELLLNEAICWDEPVRLAPQPLGGWSSINLLGVTDSERVTVKLPARVPPYPENPFERLHSVYKKVGASGVCPRPLASGRLADRAKTPFLILQFVEGRTVSDIEDLLPATVTELRRALARLNSTDAIEGEVYDRPSDMLRYHCARVRLAIAHHSLPEADLFLRTTEGLNEYLDNTCEWTQAVVHGDLQEPNILLTDRGVVLLDLESCCVADPFYDLSYLSVQRAGGGMKAVSKHLVHSLEESRVESLAPLSLSSVISWSLERLAAEECGLIESSVSSPRSRDAIRRYVRSKLTHLKALSRLWHR
- a CDS encoding DUF2240 family protein; its protein translation is MNGRQVLLVLSHLFRARGPRVSIEDAVYYLSFRWRYGRPSSVRRMLTLAVENQMISRNGNEITAEFLFDKQVISPEMSSSLRDSIDVKSDYSPML
- a CDS encoding AAA family ATPase, which gives rise to MESPLWSVKYRPSSWDEFLGQDVAVSSLRNLAGLQTCPNLILLGPYGTGKSSAALVFARALLGEVMDSNFLYLNVRDVTMYPITKAKRTIQDLAKLERSERTPLDEYMSTVYRAAKDSMKVRGEAGEPNRSQMLLQAITLFASTMTVAQDKVKLLVLDEADALSIDMQQALRRTMEVFSEVCRFVFITPSLSGWVPALISRCVVLKFSSIEQSVIERQIQSISEREGVRIDDLAVRAIARACDGDLRRAINLLQVCSASGKTVTEDTVYEQSETPLQRGVREAVTLAVDGSYVESRNRVRRLVTIEGYSEREVLHEIGAELMKRPFSPKVRSAFLDRVSELDYRMVEARNQFIHLSAMLASIWRMSRELSS
- a CDS encoding helicase-associated domain-containing protein; translated protein: MVGEALETELQEMLREDLLAACQVWEVDMSTSQSGEKLTELLAKKMRDKTSRESVFATFSPNERDLLGLLSLSGGAMSYDRLKPYRRIYSYGQLNQTERDLRKKGIIVRRVVSRLTEYGREVAEFKIVDFFIPHLTTYFLRKPAPNPELPKKAKSIVDERDALIVDMLLLVSHLAKREIHMTSSWEFPKREIDHISATMSKPTEERFDLVQKLARKAGAYAIVQNDRAVPNNAEILFKGKRDQVSRRILLSTLGRTRAIWATPDQPTEYTLNLAICRLREAKIGEWVSVQEMVEWIRSELFAENEPLKWIQVDEERVAVALETPMLLGLVEGAFKGKTLLAVSLTQTGATVIAKEPPPAQQTQDTFFVQPNFEVSCYTSEMDYYKLYQLMLFSEPVKVDVVTILRITDKSVFQAIEAGLRGEDILGFLERESSKPVPANVARSIRDWTSQTTFATVENVTLFETETQEDLDDLLLLEVFSKHVVRRVGPTAVVVKSDIDQISEDLRKHKCNVRKVGVAPVETDLSAGAQIAEHTILYAETPALDVPESCLACPALQSCNRALRRKGRSRKASTE